One Etheostoma cragini isolate CJK2018 chromosome 6, CSU_Ecrag_1.0, whole genome shotgun sequence DNA window includes the following coding sequences:
- the chd4b gene encoding chromodomain-helicase-DNA-binding protein 4 isoform X4 has translation MSGSEDEREDFGAADEHSLLHGEDEPEDALSEVEEVPKSKKKKKAKKSNRESRSSKRQRPIREELPVSSPDHLIGVEAAGRDAEEGAVRSESEGSDYAPGKKKKKRSSSAKEKKKGGAAAAAEKGSSSSSKSKRKDPEPEEDEDDEDDCQPKSSNQLLEAWGMKDIDHVFTQEDYSSLTNYKAFSQFVRPLIAAKNPKIAVSKMMTLMMAKWREFSTNNPLKGCATANAALAAANVAAAVENMVAGTDGGAETSAAASPAPAPPASAPTPATPPAAPVVPLRKAKTKEGKGPNARRKSKPTPKPLPKPKPKKVAPLKIKLGGLNSKRKRSSSDEDEPDVDSDFDDGTFSVSDGSNRSSRPKKKPKSAKKKKKVETEDGDGYETDHQDYCEVCQQGGEIILCDTCPRAYHMVCLDPDMEKAPEGKWSCPHCEKEGIQWEARDDLSEAEGEDEEDRRDEGVEEEDDLHIEFCRVCKDGGELLCCDTCPSSYHIHCLNPPLPEIPNGEWICPRCKCPRMKGKVQKVLTWRWGEPPAPTPVPRPADLPADAHDPPPLVGRREREFFVKWCNMSYWHCSWVLELQLELNCQVMFRNYQRKTDMDEPPPVDFGGEGDENKSTKRKNKDPLFVHMEEEFYRYGVKMEWLMIHRILNHSVDKKNNIHYLIKWRDLPYDQSTWESEDMDIPEFDTYKQTYWNHRELMMGDEGKPVKKLKKTVKVKKAERPPANPVVDPTIKFDRQPDYLDSTGGTLHPYQLEGLNWLRFSWAQATDTILADEMGLGKTVQTAVFLYSLYKEGHSKGPFLVSAPLSTIINWEREFEMWAPDMYVVTYVGDKDSRAVTRENEFSFEGNAIRGGKKASKMKKDSTVKFHVLLTSYELITIDQAVLGSIEWACLVVDEAHRLKNNQSKFFRVLNNYPLQHKLLLTGTPLQNNLEELFHLLNFLTPERFNNLEGFLEEFADIAKEDQIKKLHDMLGPHMLRRLKADVFKHMPSKTELIVRVELSPMQKKYYKFILTRNFEALNTRGGGNQVSLLNVVMDLKKCCNHPYLFPAAAMEAPKLPNGMYEGNALTKSSGKLTLLQKMMRKLKEGGHRVLVFSQMTKMLDLLEDFLENEGYKYERIDGGVTGNMRQEAIDRFNAPGAPQFAFLLSTRAGGLGINLASADTVIIYDSDWNPHNDIQAFSRAHRIGQNRKVMIYRFVTKASVEERITQVAKKKMMLTHLVVRPGLGSKTGSMSKQELDDILKFGTEELFKDELGEGDNKEDDSSVIHYDDHAIDRLLDRNQDATDDTELQSMNEYLSSFKVAQYVVKDEDDEEEEVEREVIKQEESVDPDYWEKLLRHHYEQQQEDLARNLGKGKRTRKPVNYNDGSQEDRDWQEDQSDNQSDYSVASEEGDEDFDERAEANARRPSRKGLRNDRDKPLPPLLARVGGNIEVLGFNARQRKAFLNAVMRYGMPPQDAFTNQWLVRDLRGKSEKEFKAYVSLFMRHLCEPGADGAETFADGVPREGLSRQHVLTRIGVMSLIRKKVQEFEHVNGQWSMPWMAELEENKRAAALAAGEDPKTPSSGTPADTQPNTPVTEDLSKSEDKEEMKKEGEDGKGAKKADDPEIIEIPDECEKSPVLEKKEEEVDSAAEKEEKEVGNGNEGKEKEVDDTNKEKEEKNETSETENNYPAEVKGEGLEGKTDSGEERSKAEEEKDEKVDTSSPKEEKKDQKEEKDSESGKLQNGENTKEGATAASVVNVSEEKKKATKQRFMFNIADGGFTELHSLWQNEERAATVTKKTFEIWHRRHDYWLLAGIIQHGYARWQDVQNDVRFAILNEPFKGEMSRGNFLEIKNKFLARRFKLLEQALVIEEQLRRAAYLNMTEDPAHPSMALNTRFSEVECLAESHQHLSKESMSGNKPANAVLHKVLKQLEELLSDMKADVTRLPATIARIPPVAVRLQMSERNILSRLASRGPEVTAQNQSQTSQQMQVPR, from the exons ATGTCGGGCAGCGAGGATGAGAGGGAAGACTTTGGAGCCGCGGACGAGCACTCACTTCTTCACG GGGAGGACGAGCCGGAGGATGCTCTGTCTGAAGTAGAGGAGGTACCCAAGtcgaagaagaaaaagaaagccaaGAAGAGCAATCGAGAGAGCAGGAGCAGCAAGAGACAGAGACCCATCAGAGAG GAGTTGCCAGTCAGCTCCCCAGATCACCTGATTGGAGTAGAAGCAGCAGGGAGAGATGCAGAAGAGGGAGCTGTGCGGTCAGAGAGTGAAGGAAGTGATTATGCCCccgggaagaaaaagaagaaacgCTCCAGCTCTgccaaagagaagaagaaaggaggtGCGGCTGCGGCAGCAGAGAAAGGAAGCTCATCCAGCTCAAAGAGCAAACGTAAAGATCCAGAACCtgaagaggatgaggatgatgaggatgattgCCAG CCTAAAAGTTCCAATCAGCTGCTGGAGGCCTGGGGCATGAAAGACATTGATCATGTCTTTACTCAGGAAGACTACAGCTCCCTCACCAACTACAAGGCCTTCAGCCAGTTTGTTAG GCCATTAATTGCAGCTAAGAACCCCAAAATTGCAGTGTCCAAGATGATGACTTTGATGATGGCTAAGTGGAGAGAATTCAGCACCAACAACCCTCTTAAG GGTTGCGCCACTGCCAATGCAGCCCTTGCAGCTGCCAATGTGGCTGCAGCTGTGGAGAACATGGTGGCAGGGACAGACGGAGGGGCAGAGACCAGTGCTGCAGCTTCACCTGCACCGGCTCCTCCTGCCTCCGCTCCGACACCTGCTACACCCCCGGCAGCACCCGTAGTTCCACTCCGCaaggccaagaccaaagagggCAAAG GTCCCAACGCTCGCAGGAAGTCGAAGCCCACGCCGAAGCCTCTGCCGAAGCCCAAACCTAAAAAGGTGGCTCCGCTCAAGATCAAACTAGGGGGCCTCAACAGCAAGAGGAAGCGCTCCTCT AGTGATGAAGATGAACCCGATGTTGACAGTGACTTTGACGATGGGACTTTCTCTGTATCAGACGGCTCTAACCGCAGCAGCCGTCCTAAGAAGAAACCTAAGagtgcaaagaaaaagaagaaag TGGAGACCGAGGATGGCGATGGCTACGAGACAGATCACCAGGACTACTGTGAGGTGTGCCAGCAGGGAGGAGAGATCATTTTGTGTGACACCTGTCCCAGAGCTTATCACATGGTCTGCCTGGACCCTGATATGGAGAAGGCCCCTGAGGGCAAGTGGAGCTGCCCACACTGT GAGAAGGAGGGGATCCAGTGGGAGGCCAGGGATGATCTCTCTGAGGCCGAAGGGGAGGATGAAGAAGACAGAAGGGATGAAGGGGTGGAGGAAGAAGACGACCTCCACATTGAGTTCTGCCGGGTGTGCAAGGATGGAGGGGAGCTGCTTTGCTGTGACACCTGCCCCTCCTCCTACCACATCCACTGCCTCAACCCTCCTCTCCCTGAAATCCCCAATGGAGAATGGATCTGCCCCCGCTGCAAG TGTCCACGGATGAAGGGCAAAGTCCAGAAGGTTTTAACATGGCGATGGGGTGAACCGCCCGCCCCCACGCCTGTACCTCGGCCGGCTGACCTTCCTGCTGATGCTCATGATCCCCCGCCACTGGTGGGCCGCAGGGAGAGGGAGTTCTTTGTCAAATGGTGCAACATGTCCTACTGGCACTGCTCCTGGGTGCTGGAGCTACAG TTGGAGCTGAACTGCCAGGTGATGTTCCGTAATTACCAGAGGAAGACTGACATGGACGAACCGCCCCCTGTAGACTTTGGAGGTGAGGgtgatgaaaacaaaagcacCAAGAGGAAGAACAAGGATCCTCTCTTTGTCCACATGGAGGAGGAGTTTTACCGTTATGGAGTCAAGATGGAATGGCTGATGATCCACCGCATTCTCAACCACAG tgttGACAAAAAGAACAACATACATTACTTGATCAAATGGAGAGATCTGCCTTATGACCAGTCAACCTGGGAGAGCGAAGACATGGACATCCCAGAGTTTGACACCTACAAACAAACATACTGGAATCACAG AGAGTTGATGATGGGTGATGAGGGCAAACCTGTTAAGAAGCTGAAGAAGACCGTCAAAGTCAAGAAGGCAGAGCGTCCACCTGCCAATCCAGTTGTAGAT CCCACCATCAAGTTTGATCGGCAGCCTGACTACCTGGACAGCACAGGAGGCACTCTGCATCCCTACCAACTGGAGGGCTTAAACTGGCTAAGGTTTTCCTGGGCTCAGGCCACAGACACAATCCTGGCTGATGAGATGGGTTTAGGAAAGACTGTACAGACTGCTGTCTTCCTCTACTCATTGTACAAGGAG GGTCACTCCAAAGGTCCCTTCCTGGTTAGTGCTCCCCTGTCCACCATCATTAACTGGGAGAGAGAGTTTGAGATGTGGGCCCCTGACATGTACGTGGTGACCTACGTAGGTGACAAAGACAGCAGGGCTGTCACCAGAGAGAACGAGTTCTCCTTTGAGGGAAACGCCATCCGAGGCGGAAAAAAAGCCTCCAAGATGAAG AAAGATTCAACAGTCAAGTTCCATGTCCTGCTGACATCGTATGAGTTGATTACCATTGACCAGGCTGTGCTGGGCTCCATTGAATGGGCCTGTCTGGTTGTGGACGAGGCTCACAGGCTCAAAAACAACCAGTCCAAG TTCTTCCGAGTGTTGAACAATTATCCGCTGCAACACAAGCTGCTGCTAACTGGGACTCCCCTTCAGAACAACCTGGAAGAGCTCTTTCACTTGCTGAACTTCTTGACCCCAGAGAGATTCAA CAACCTGGAAGGGTTCCTGGAGGAGTTTGCAGACATTGCCAAAGAGGACCAGATCAAGAAGCTTCATGACATGTTGGGACCACACATGCTCAGGAGACTGAAGGCTGATGTTTTCAAACACATGCCCTCAAAGACTGAGCTCATTGTCAGAGTGGAGCTGAGCCCCATGCAGAA GAAATACTACAAGTTTATCCTAACACGTAACTTTGAGGCCCTGAACACTCGTGGAGGAGGAAACCAAGTTTCTCTGCTCAATGTAGTAATGGACCTAAAAAAGTGCTGCAATCACCCCTACCTCTTTCCGGCAGCCGCTATG GAAGCACCAAAACTTCCAAATGGCATGTATGAGGGCAATGCTCTGACCAAGTCTTCAGGAAAATTGACGCTGCTTCAGAAGATGATGAGGAAGCTGAAGGAGGGAGGCCACAGGGTTCTGGTCTTCTCTCAGAtgaccaaaatgctggacctGCTGGAGGACTTCCTGGAGAATGAGGGATACAAATATGAGAGAATTGATGGAGGAGTCACCGGCAACATGAGACAGGAGGCCATCGACCGCTTTAACG CTCCCGGTGCTCCCCAGTTTGCGTTCCTCCTCTCTACCAGAGCTGGTGGTTTGGGCATTAATCTTGCCTCTGCTGACACTGTCATCATCTACGACTCTGACTGGAACCCCCACAATGACATCCAG GCGTTCAGCAGAGCTCACCGTATTGGGCAGAACAGGAAAGTGATGATTTATCGCTTTGTCACCAAAGCCTCTGTGGAGGAGAGGATCACCCAG GTGgcgaagaagaagatgatgctCACTCATCTAGTGGTGCGACCAGGTCTCGGCTCCAAGACAGGCTCCATGTCCAAGCAGGAGCTCGACGACATCCTCAAGTTTGGAACAGAAGAGCTGTTTAAGGATGAACTCGGAGAGG GGGACAACAAGGAGGACGACAGCAGTGTGATTCATTACGATGACCACGCCATTGACCGTTTGCTAGACAGGAACCAGGATGCCACAGATGACACTGAGCTCCAGAGCATGAACGAATACCTCAGTTCCTTTAAAGTGGCCCAGTATGTGGTTAAAGATGAAGACGATGAG gaggaggaagtggaaaGAGAGGTGATCAAGCAGGAGGAAAGTGTTGATCCTGACTACTGGGAGAAGCTGCTCCGTCACCACTAcgagcagcagcaggaagacCTCGCCCGAAATTTGGGCAAAGGCAAAAGAACTCGAAAGCCAGTCAACTACAATGACGGCTCCCAGGAGGACCGAG ACTGGCAAGAGGATCAGTCTGACAACCAGTCTGATTACTCGGTGGCCTCGGAGGAAGGCGACGAGGACTTTGATGAACGGGCTGAAG CTAATGCCCGCAGACCAAGCCGCAAAGGGCTGAGGAACGATCGGGACAAACCTCTGCCTCCGCTGTTGGCCAGAGTGGGCGGGAACATTGAG GTTTTAGGCTTCAATGCACGGCAGAGGAAGGCTTTCCTGAATGCAGTGATGCGTTATGGGATGCCTCCCCAGGATGCTTTTACCAACCAGTGGCTAGTCAGGGATCTCCGAGGGAAGTCTGAGAAAGAATTCAA GGCCTACGTGTCTCTGTTCATGCGTCACCTTTGTGAGCCAGGGGCTGATGGAGCTGAGACCTTTGCAGACGGTGTCCCACGTGAAGGTCTGTCCAGGCAACACGTGCTCACCCGTATCGGTGTGATGTCACTTATTAGGAAAAAG GTGCAGGAGTTTGAGCATGTGAACGGTCAGTGGTCAATGCCCTGGatggcagagctggaggagaaCAAAAGGGCTGCAGCTTTGGCTGCAGGCGAAGACCCAAAGACTCCTTCTAGTGGAAcccctgcagacacacagcCCAACACTCCAgtcacag AAGATTTGTCAAAATCTGAGGACAAGGAAGAAATGAAGAAGGAGGGTGAAGATGGCAAAGGAGCCAAGAAGGCAGATGATCCAGAG ATTATTGAAATCCCAGATGAGTGTGAGAAATCCCCCGTccttgaaaagaaagaagaggaagtaGACTCCGctgcagagaaggaggagaaggaggtggGAAATGGAAATGAAGGAAAGGAGAAGGAGGTGGATGAcacaaataaagagaaagaagagaagaacgAGACTTCAGAGACGGAGAATAACTATCCTGCTGAGGTCAAGGGTGAAGGTTTGGAGGGCAAGACTGATTCAGGGGAGGAAAGGTCCAAAG CTGAGGAGGAAAAAGATGAGAAGGTGGACACAAGTTCGccaaaagaggagaagaaag ATCAAAAAGAGGAGAAGGACTCTGAGTCTGGCAAACTGCAGAACGGAGAAAACACCAAAGAAGGAGCAACAGCTGCGTCAGTGGTTAACGtcagtgaagagaaaaaaaaagccaccaAGCAGAGGTTTATGTTCAACATTGCTGACGGAGGATTCacag AGCTTCACTCTTTGTGGCAGAATGAAGAGAGGGCAGCCACCGTCACCAAGAAGACCTTTGAGATTTGGCACCGTCGCCATGACTACTGGCTACTTGCTGGAATCATACA ACATGGCTACGCTCGGTGGCAGGATGTGCAGAACGATGTGAGGTTTGCTATCCTCAACGAGCCCTTCAAAGGGGAAATGAGCAGAGGAAACTTCCTGGAGATCAAGAACAAGTTTCTGGCCCGCAGGTTCAAG TTATTGGAGCAGGCGTTGGTGATCGAAGAGCAGTTGCGCAGGGCAGCTTACCTGAACATGACAGAGGACCCGGCCCACCCCTCCATGGCCCTCAACACTCGCTTCAGTGAGGTGGAGTGTCTCGCTGAGTCCCACCAGCATCTCAGCAAGGAGTCCATGTCTGGAAACAAGCCTGCCAATGCGGTTCTGCATAAAG TTCTCAAACAGCTCGAGGAACTGCTGAGCGATATGAAGGCCGATGTCACGCGTCTCCCGGCAACCATCGCCAGGATACCCCCTGTTGCTGTGCGGCTGCAAATGTCTGAGAGGAACATCCTCAGCCGATTGGCCAGCCGAGGCCCCGAGGTCACCGCTCAAAACCAGTCACAGACCTCACAGCAGATGCAGGTGCCACGCTGA